One part of the [Pantoea] beijingensis genome encodes these proteins:
- a CDS encoding malonate decarboxylase holo-ACP synthase, with protein MLPRPHDLIWLTDSHALQGELPEWVSNQWHLSLPLVVRRDTHPAGLIPVGIRGLRRDQRAAAWATAGAIQRRVTPETLVDLQALLRSPFVSQPPVQSAITLSQHCWSWCWGITGSCGYALATEMPVMQSHSDLDLLIRAPTPLSDEEMTRWQHTVSHLPCRVDTQVDTPFGAFALVEWLRDGRALLKTPHGPRLTSSPWSPC; from the coding sequence ATGCTGCCGCGCCCACACGATCTCATTTGGCTAACGGATAGTCACGCATTACAGGGTGAGTTACCCGAATGGGTCAGTAACCAGTGGCATCTCTCGTTGCCGCTGGTGGTGCGGCGCGATACACACCCGGCTGGGCTGATTCCCGTCGGCATTCGCGGCCTGCGACGCGATCAGCGGGCAGCGGCATGGGCAACCGCCGGGGCAATTCAACGCCGGGTGACGCCCGAAACGCTGGTCGACCTCCAGGCGCTGCTCCGCTCACCGTTCGTTTCACAACCGCCGGTACAGAGCGCCATTACTTTGTCACAACACTGTTGGTCGTGGTGTTGGGGCATTACCGGTAGCTGCGGCTATGCGCTGGCAACCGAAATGCCGGTGATGCAGAGCCATAGCGATCTCGATCTGCTTATTCGTGCTCCGACCCCTTTATCGGATGAAGAGATGACGCGCTGGCAGCACACTGTCAGTCATTTGCCCTGTCGGGTCGATACCCAGGTTGACACCCCGTTTGGCGCTTTTGCGCTGGTCGAATGGCTACGGGATGGACGCGCCTTACTCAAAACGCCGCACGGACCGCGATTAACGTCATCCCCGTGGTCGCCATGCTAA
- a CDS encoding AEC family transporter — protein sequence MTYVIIHALAPIFVIMLLGFYAGKTKMVDNQNVALLNIFVMDFALPAALFSATVQTPWVGIVQQSPLIVVLVLAMWIAWLAIYFLCTRVFKKTPQDAAVLTLTVALPNYAALGLPILGSVLGESSATSLSVAASIACGSVLMTPFCLLILEREKAREAGGNQKASLAMLPVLMWRSVIKPIVWGPLLGVVLSAIGVSMPELVLSAIKPLGLAATAAALFLTGVILSARKLKINAAVTLSSLTKLLIQPLIAWGLVLALGLHGSLAITSILMIALSAGFFGVVFGNRFGVQSPDAEATLLVSSVLCIVTLPLFISLTSGM from the coding sequence ATGACTTACGTAATTATTCATGCCCTTGCCCCAATCTTCGTTATCATGCTGTTAGGCTTCTATGCCGGAAAAACCAAGATGGTGGACAATCAAAATGTCGCACTGCTGAACATTTTTGTGATGGATTTTGCTTTACCCGCCGCGTTGTTCAGTGCAACGGTGCAAACACCGTGGGTCGGTATCGTTCAGCAATCTCCGCTGATTGTGGTGCTGGTGCTGGCCATGTGGATCGCCTGGCTGGCTATTTATTTCCTCTGTACCCGCGTATTTAAGAAAACCCCGCAGGACGCAGCGGTGCTGACGCTGACCGTAGCATTACCAAACTATGCCGCGTTGGGCCTGCCTATTCTTGGTAGCGTACTCGGTGAAAGTTCGGCGACCTCACTGTCAGTTGCCGCCTCTATCGCCTGTGGTTCCGTGCTAATGACGCCGTTTTGTTTGCTTATTCTGGAACGAGAAAAAGCACGTGAGGCCGGAGGAAATCAGAAAGCATCGTTGGCGATGCTGCCGGTATTGATGTGGCGTTCGGTCATCAAACCGATTGTCTGGGGGCCATTACTGGGTGTAGTGCTGTCGGCGATTGGCGTGAGTATGCCTGAACTGGTGCTCTCTGCCATCAAACCGCTGGGGCTTGCTGCAACCGCCGCCGCCCTGTTCCTGACCGGCGTGATTTTATCCGCACGCAAATTAAAAATAAATGCGGCGGTTACGCTCTCCAGTCTTACCAAGCTGCTGATTCAGCCGCTGATTGCCTGGGGATTAGTCCTGGCCCTGGGGCTGCACGGTTCGCTGGCGATTACCTCGATTCTGATGATTGCACTTTCCGCCGGGTTCTTTGGTGTGGTGTTTGGTAATCGCTTTGGCGTTCAGTCGCCGGATGCGGAAGCCACCTTGCTGGTGAGTTCGGTGCTCTGTATCGTCACACTACCGCTCTTTATTTCACTGACATCAGGAATGTAA
- the mdcE gene encoding biotin-independent malonate decarboxylase subunit gamma, with product MSQQLSRGERWLSLLSNNAPRMPGLCPSLQVADGELDGQPARFIAVVPDADNHYPRAVHGEVGLLEGWGLAKVVKDTLAADAQKKQKRIIVAVIDVPSQAYGRREEAFGIHQALAAAAAAYANARLAGHPVIGLIVGNAMSGAFLAHGYQANQLIAFNDAGVMIHAMGKESAARITLRSVESLEKLAATIPPMAYDVASYHSLGLLDALLSLQQPDAPTDADRQQVMAALRQAVVNARQGDTSLRHRLGAENRRSSVLVRERMRAVW from the coding sequence ATGAGCCAACAGCTAAGCCGGGGTGAGCGCTGGTTATCGCTACTGAGCAACAATGCGCCACGGATGCCGGGATTATGCCCGTCACTGCAGGTGGCCGATGGTGAGTTGGATGGCCAACCGGCACGATTTATTGCCGTAGTGCCAGATGCCGATAACCACTATCCCCGCGCAGTACACGGCGAGGTCGGGTTGCTGGAGGGATGGGGTCTGGCGAAAGTCGTCAAGGATACGCTGGCAGCCGATGCACAAAAGAAACAAAAACGCATCATCGTGGCGGTGATTGATGTGCCCAGCCAGGCCTACGGCCGTCGTGAGGAGGCATTTGGCATTCATCAGGCGCTCGCCGCTGCTGCTGCCGCCTACGCTAACGCGCGCCTGGCTGGGCATCCTGTCATCGGCCTGATTGTAGGTAACGCGATGTCAGGCGCTTTTTTAGCCCATGGTTATCAGGCCAATCAACTGATCGCCTTCAACGATGCCGGTGTCATGATCCATGCGATGGGCAAAGAATCTGCGGCACGCATTACCTTACGCAGCGTCGAATCGCTGGAAAAACTGGCGGCCACCATTCCGCCCATGGCCTATGACGTCGCCAGTTACCACTCGCTGGGATTACTTGACGCGCTGCTATCCCTACAGCAACCCGATGCTCCAACCGATGCCGATCGTCAGCAGGTGATGGCGGCACTGCGCCAGGCAGTGGTTAATGCGCGTCAGGGCGACACCTCGCTACGCCATCGACTGGGGGCGGAAAACCGACGCAGCTCCGTGCTGGTACGGGAGCGCATGCGCGCCGTCTGGTAA
- a CDS encoding biotin-independent malonate decarboxylase subunit beta gives MRNDSSFIELRARERARQLLDVDSFRELLDPFEGIASPWLPAQGIVPQADDGMVVAKGTLNGKPTVVVAIEGAFQGGSMGEVSGAKMAAALELAAEDNRNGIPTQAILCLETGGVRLQEANLGLAAIADIHAAIVDLRRYTPVIGIIAGTVGCFGGMSIAAGLCSYLIVTREARLGLNGPQVIEQEAGIEEYDSRDRPFIWQMTGGEVRHRSGLADVLVGDGLQAIKQAVQRALEKGIPAKYRTDADLLPALLKFDTRQQADAEQIKHFFEGKPL, from the coding sequence ATGCGTAACGACAGCAGCTTTATTGAACTTCGGGCGCGTGAACGCGCACGCCAGCTACTGGATGTCGACAGCTTCCGTGAGCTACTCGATCCTTTCGAGGGGATTGCTTCTCCCTGGCTTCCGGCACAGGGCATCGTTCCACAGGCGGATGACGGCATGGTGGTTGCCAAAGGCACGCTGAACGGTAAGCCAACCGTGGTGGTGGCGATCGAAGGCGCATTCCAGGGCGGCAGTATGGGCGAAGTCTCCGGCGCGAAAATGGCCGCGGCTTTAGAACTGGCGGCGGAAGATAACCGCAACGGTATCCCAACCCAGGCGATTTTATGCCTTGAAACCGGCGGCGTACGTTTACAGGAAGCCAACCTTGGTCTGGCGGCTATCGCCGATATTCACGCCGCCATCGTCGATCTTCGCCGCTATACCCCGGTGATCGGCATTATTGCCGGTACCGTCGGCTGCTTCGGCGGCATGTCGATTGCCGCTGGACTGTGCAGTTATCTTATCGTCACGCGTGAAGCGCGTCTGGGCCTTAACGGTCCGCAGGTGATTGAACAGGAGGCTGGGATTGAAGAGTACGACTCACGCGATCGCCCCTTTATCTGGCAGATGACGGGTGGCGAAGTACGCCACCGCAGCGGTCTGGCGGATGTGCTGGTGGGCGACGGTCTCCAGGCGATTAAACAGGCAGTACAGCGCGCGCTGGAAAAAGGCATTCCAGCAAAATACCGCACCGACGCCGACCTGCTGCCGGCACTGCTTAAGTTCGATACTCGTCAGCAAGCCGACGCAGAACAGATCAAACACTTTTTTGAGGGGAAACCGCTATGA
- the mdcC gene encoding malonate decarboxylase acyl carrier protein: protein MEQITFSFPAMRTLKGRALAGVVGSGDMEALFVADNGQTLNVAIVTSVDNSITRWRALFERISAFSSLPAGTLTLHDFGATPGVARIRIEQVFEEASDA from the coding sequence ATGGAACAAATTACTTTCTCTTTTCCCGCCATGCGCACGCTAAAAGGCAGAGCGCTGGCAGGCGTCGTGGGCTCTGGCGATATGGAGGCGCTATTCGTTGCAGATAACGGACAGACGCTGAATGTCGCGATTGTTACCTCGGTGGATAACAGCATTACCCGCTGGCGCGCCCTGTTTGAGCGCATCAGCGCCTTTAGCAGCTTGCCAGCCGGCACGCTGACGCTGCATGACTTTGGCGCCACACCCGGCGTCGCGCGTATTCGTATTGAACAGGTATTTGAGGAGGCGAGCGATGCGTAA
- a CDS encoding triphosphoribosyl-dephospho-CoA synthase has translation MRNLLDITTNRAEAVAEHLASLAMQSLIDEACLSPKPGLVDSRGNGAHQDLTLSLMTRSAHSLEPTFYALALHAWQRQADIALRQQVGKLGREGEQRMMTATGGVNTHRGAIWAMGLLVSACAMLAGSGTADQIAAMAARLAKLPDVAAPRVFSKGLRATQRYRVPGAREEAQQGFPHIIRLALPQLRLSRQQGASEVQARLDALMAIMTSLSDTCVLSRAGLTGLQAMQHGAQRVLRAGGCAQPNGYAALMALDAHMLTLNASPGGAADLLAATLFLDRLVIPAERRR, from the coding sequence ATGCGTAATTTACTCGATATCACCACGAATAGGGCAGAAGCCGTTGCTGAGCATCTGGCTTCGCTTGCCATGCAGTCATTGATTGATGAAGCCTGCTTAAGCCCCAAACCCGGACTGGTGGATAGTCGGGGGAACGGTGCGCACCAGGATTTGACCCTGTCATTGATGACGCGTTCAGCACACAGCCTGGAACCCACCTTTTATGCGCTGGCGTTACACGCCTGGCAGCGCCAGGCAGATATCGCTCTGCGTCAGCAAGTAGGGAAACTGGGGCGCGAAGGCGAACAGCGCATGATGACGGCAACCGGTGGCGTCAATACGCATCGCGGCGCGATTTGGGCGATGGGATTGCTGGTTTCAGCCTGCGCCATGCTGGCAGGCTCCGGCACCGCCGATCAGATTGCCGCAATGGCCGCGCGCCTGGCGAAGTTGCCTGACGTTGCCGCCCCGCGCGTGTTCAGTAAAGGGCTACGGGCCACCCAGCGCTACCGGGTACCCGGTGCGCGCGAAGAAGCGCAACAAGGCTTCCCGCACATCATCAGGCTGGCGCTGCCGCAGTTACGGCTCAGCCGCCAGCAAGGTGCCAGCGAAGTTCAGGCCCGACTTGATGCATTAATGGCGATTATGACCTCGCTAAGCGATACCTGCGTGCTTTCACGCGCCGGACTAACTGGTTTGCAAGCCATGCAGCATGGCGCGCAGCGTGTACTGCGGGCGGGCGGCTGCGCGCAACCCAATGGTTATGCCGCGCTAATGGCGCTCGACGCGCACATGCTGACGCTAAATGCCTCGCCTGGCGGTGCTGCGGATCTGCTGGCCGCCACGCTATTTCTCGATCGTCTTGTCATCCCGGCTGAGCGCCGTCGCTGA
- the mdcA gene encoding malonate decarboxylase subunit alpha: MSSGQKSDRVWDTRRSEKRRRITSLNLAGKVLPTDELPRVLETLIAPGDRVVLEGNNQKQADFLSRMLSEVDPAKVNNLHMIMPSVGRSEHLDIFEKGIARKLDFSFSGTQSLRISQLLEDGSLEIGAIHTYIELYARLYVDLIPNVALVAGFKADRKGNLYTGPSTEDTPALVEATAFHDGIVIAQVNELVDDETDLPRVDIPGSWIDFVVVADKPFFIEPLFTRDPRLIKQEHVLMAMMAIKGIYAEHQVQSLNHGIGFNTAAIELLLPTYGERLGLKGKICKHWTLNPHPTLIPAIESGWVESVHSFGSELGMENYIAARPDVFFTGADGSMRSNRAFCQMAGQYAVDMFIGSTLQVDGEANSSTVTRGRLSGFGGAPNMGHDPHGRRHATPAWLAMIDKPDPLVRGRKLVVQMVETFQPGVNPTFVEKLDAVDVARAAHMPLAPVMIYGDDVTHVLTEEGIAYLYRAQSMEERRAMVAAVAGITDVGLGVDAKRVAKLRREGKVALPEDLSIRRTEASRSLLAAGSVADLVEWSGGLYNPPAKFRSW, translated from the coding sequence ATGTCATCTGGACAAAAATCTGACCGCGTTTGGGATACACGCCGCAGTGAAAAAAGGCGTCGTATTACATCGCTTAATCTGGCAGGTAAAGTCTTACCCACAGATGAGCTACCGCGAGTACTGGAAACATTAATCGCACCGGGAGATCGGGTAGTTCTGGAAGGAAACAATCAAAAACAGGCTGATTTTTTATCGCGAATGCTGTCGGAGGTTGACCCGGCAAAAGTTAATAACCTGCATATGATTATGCCTAGCGTTGGCCGCAGCGAACATCTCGATATTTTTGAAAAAGGCATCGCCCGCAAACTGGATTTCTCTTTCTCCGGTACGCAAAGTCTGCGTATTTCACAGCTGTTGGAGGATGGTTCGCTGGAAATTGGCGCTATCCACACCTACATCGAATTATATGCGCGGTTGTACGTTGATCTAATACCAAATGTGGCGCTGGTTGCCGGTTTCAAAGCCGACAGGAAAGGTAACCTTTATACCGGTCCCAGCACTGAAGATACGCCAGCGCTAGTTGAAGCAACCGCTTTCCATGACGGCATTGTGATCGCACAAGTTAATGAACTGGTGGACGACGAAACCGATCTGCCACGCGTGGATATTCCCGGCTCCTGGATAGATTTTGTGGTGGTCGCCGATAAGCCCTTCTTCATTGAACCGTTATTCACGCGCGATCCGCGCCTGATTAAGCAGGAACACGTGCTGATGGCAATGATGGCGATTAAAGGAATATACGCCGAGCATCAGGTGCAGTCTCTTAATCACGGCATTGGTTTCAATACAGCCGCCATCGAATTATTGCTGCCAACCTACGGCGAACGCCTGGGGCTAAAAGGCAAAATTTGTAAACACTGGACGTTAAACCCCCACCCCACGCTCATCCCGGCAATTGAAAGCGGCTGGGTGGAGAGCGTGCACAGCTTTGGTAGCGAACTGGGGATGGAAAACTATATTGCCGCACGGCCGGATGTCTTTTTTACCGGCGCTGATGGCTCTATGCGTTCTAACCGCGCGTTCTGTCAGATGGCCGGACAGTATGCGGTCGATATGTTTATTGGCTCGACGCTGCAGGTCGATGGCGAAGCTAATTCATCCACCGTGACACGTGGTCGTCTTTCTGGTTTCGGCGGCGCACCCAATATGGGCCACGATCCACACGGCCGCCGCCACGCTACCCCAGCCTGGCTAGCCATGATCGATAAGCCCGACCCACTGGTGCGCGGCCGTAAACTCGTCGTGCAGATGGTGGAAACTTTCCAGCCAGGCGTAAACCCTACCTTCGTTGAGAAACTTGATGCCGTCGATGTCGCTCGCGCCGCCCATATGCCTCTCGCACCCGTGATGATCTATGGCGATGATGTCACCCACGTGCTGACGGAAGAAGGGATTGCTTATCTCTATCGCGCGCAGTCGATGGAAGAGCGCCGGGCCATGGTTGCCGCCGTCGCCGGAATCACCGACGTGGGTCTTGGCGTTGACGCCAAACGCGTCGCGAAGCTGCGCCGCGAGGGGAAAGTCGCACTACCGGAAGATCTCTCTATCCGTCGTACCGAGGCCAGCCGCTCGTTGCTGGCAGCTGGCAGCGTGGCAGATCTGGTTGAATGGTCTGGCGGTTTGTATAACCCACCGGCGAAATTTCGGAGCTGGTGA
- the tssB gene encoding type VI secretion system contractile sheath small subunit, with translation MSDSFQKEIPKARINLKLDLHTGGASKKTELPLKLLVTGDFSNGQESAPLAERSKININKNNFNSVLSEYSPKVNLTVKNTLAADGSEENISLAFRDINDFTPEQVARQIPQLKAMLAMRNLLRDLKANLLDNQAFRKELEKILLEPALSAELRSELSALAPKQP, from the coding sequence ATGAGCGACAGCTTCCAGAAAGAGATACCAAAAGCACGTATTAATTTAAAACTGGACCTGCATACCGGCGGGGCGAGTAAGAAAACAGAACTGCCGCTGAAGCTACTGGTCACCGGCGATTTCAGCAACGGACAGGAAAGCGCGCCGTTAGCTGAGCGCAGTAAAATTAATATTAATAAAAATAACTTTAACAGTGTTCTTTCCGAATATTCCCCAAAAGTGAATCTCACCGTTAAAAATACGCTGGCCGCTGACGGCAGCGAAGAAAATATCAGCCTGGCCTTCCGCGATATCAACGATTTCACCCCGGAACAGGTGGCCCGCCAGATACCCCAGCTTAAAGCCATGCTGGCCATGCGCAATCTCCTCCGCGACCTCAAAGCGAACCTGCTGGATAACCAGGCCTTCCGCAAAGAGCTGGAAAAAATCCTGCTTGAACCCGCGCTCAGCGCGGAACTGCGCAGCGAGCTGTCTGCCCTGGCGCCTAAACAGCCGTAA
- the tssC gene encoding type VI secretion system contractile sheath large subunit, which produces MLMSLKNENATAAESVVLERPAAGGVYASLFEKINLSPVSELSALDVWQDAQAMSDATADERLTAGMQVFLECLSKAGSKVEKLDKTLIDHHIAALDYQISRQLDEVMHHEGFQQVESLWRGVKSLVDKTDFRQNVKIELLDLSKDDLRQDFEDAPEIIQSGLYLQTYVAEYDTPGGEPIGALVSAYEFDASAQDVALLRNISKVSAAAHMPFIGSAGPQFFLKDNMEDVAAIKDIGNYFDRAEYIKWKSFRETDDSRYIGLVMPRVLGRLPYGPDTVPVRSFNYVEEVKGPDHDKYLWTNASFAFASNMVRSFINNGWCVQIRGPQAGGAVQDLPIHLYDLGTGNQVKIPSEVMIPETREFEFANLGFIPLSYYKNRDYACFFSANSTQKPALYDTADATANSRINARLPYIFLLSRIAHYLKLIQRENIGTTKDRRLLELELNAWVRSLVTEMTDPGDELQASHPLRDAKVTVEDIEDNPGFFRVKLYAVPHFQVEGMDVNLSLVSQMPKAKS; this is translated from the coding sequence ATGCTGATGTCTTTAAAAAATGAAAACGCCACCGCCGCCGAAAGCGTGGTGCTGGAACGCCCGGCAGCGGGCGGCGTGTACGCCTCCCTGTTTGAAAAAATCAACCTGAGCCCGGTCTCCGAGCTGAGCGCGCTGGACGTCTGGCAGGATGCGCAGGCGATGTCCGATGCCACCGCCGATGAGCGTCTGACCGCCGGCATGCAGGTGTTCCTGGAGTGCCTGAGTAAAGCGGGCTCAAAGGTGGAAAAACTCGACAAAACCCTGATTGACCACCATATCGCGGCGCTGGACTACCAGATCAGCCGTCAGCTCGATGAGGTGATGCATCACGAAGGCTTTCAGCAGGTTGAGTCGCTGTGGCGCGGCGTGAAGTCGCTGGTGGATAAAACCGATTTCCGCCAGAACGTCAAAATCGAACTGCTTGACCTGTCGAAAGACGACCTGCGTCAGGATTTTGAAGACGCGCCGGAAATCATCCAGAGCGGGCTGTACCTGCAGACCTACGTGGCAGAGTACGACACCCCGGGCGGCGAGCCGATTGGCGCGCTGGTCTCGGCTTATGAGTTTGATGCGTCCGCGCAGGACGTGGCGCTGCTGCGCAATATCTCGAAAGTCTCCGCGGCGGCGCATATGCCGTTTATCGGCTCGGCGGGCCCGCAGTTCTTCCTGAAAGACAATATGGAAGACGTGGCGGCGATAAAAGATATCGGTAACTACTTTGACCGTGCCGAGTACATCAAGTGGAAATCTTTCCGCGAGACGGATGACAGCCGCTATATCGGCCTGGTGATGCCGCGGGTGCTGGGTCGCCTGCCGTACGGCCCGGACACGGTGCCGGTGCGCAGCTTTAACTATGTGGAAGAGGTGAAAGGCCCGGACCACGATAAATACCTGTGGACCAACGCCTCGTTTGCGTTTGCCTCCAACATGGTGCGCAGCTTTATTAACAACGGCTGGTGCGTGCAAATTCGCGGCCCGCAGGCGGGCGGCGCGGTGCAGGACCTGCCGATCCACCTGTACGATCTGGGCACCGGCAACCAGGTGAAAATCCCGAGCGAGGTGATGATCCCGGAAACCCGCGAATTTGAATTTGCCAATCTGGGCTTCATTCCGCTGAGCTACTACAAGAACCGTGATTATGCGTGTTTCTTCAGCGCGAACTCGACGCAGAAACCGGCGCTGTATGACACGGCGGATGCGACGGCGAACAGCCGGATTAACGCGCGTCTGCCGTACATTTTCCTGCTGTCGCGGATTGCGCACTACCTGAAGCTTATCCAGCGCGAAAATATCGGGACCACCAAAGACCGTCGCCTGCTGGAGCTGGAGCTTAACGCATGGGTGCGCAGCCTGGTCACCGAAATGACCGATCCGGGCGACGAGCTGCAGGCGTCTCACCCACTGCGCGATGCGAAGGTGACGGTAGAAGACATTGAGGACAACCCGGGCTTCTTCCGCGTGAAGCTGTATGCGGTACCGCATTTCCAGGTGGAAGGCATGGACGTCAATCTGTCACTGGTTTCCCAGATGCCGAAGGCGAAATCTTAA
- the tssK gene encoding type VI secretion system baseplate subunit TssK: MKTEQPLWGRGIMVSPQHFQQQAAYAAWSAECIAQMGLSHPWGMIDATFEPDALKLGRLQARHLHVRFQDGTLIDTGNADALPPVLSLEGESQQVMVVLALPLLRANGGNCLKPDDVAERPVRYRQRWRDIRNQFGEDSRQIAIMQPELTLRFAHQNNGDYLTCPVARLQQDSQGAWILDETFLPPLLTVRSSKWLLMQLEQLLTQLRARLARLMAMRRESNERMADFAVADVSLFWLLNALNSAEPVLGQFLRDPQSPPERLYPELARLAGSLLTFSLEHQVSAIPVWQHEQLNAVFPPLFDLLSELLEASLPSRVVAIELTHDKRLRQWLARLHDPRLREGADYYLSVRSPIPVAQLQEQFPQQCRVGSPDFVSSLVNASRQGIPLKPLRNVPAAIPLRLENQYFSLDLSHPAAQEMLESGSCMFYTPGMLGEPELELFAVLRT; encoded by the coding sequence ATGAAAACGGAACAACCGTTATGGGGCAGGGGCATCATGGTTTCTCCCCAGCACTTCCAGCAACAGGCCGCGTATGCGGCCTGGTCCGCTGAATGCATTGCTCAAATGGGGCTTAGCCACCCGTGGGGAATGATCGACGCGACGTTTGAGCCGGATGCGCTGAAACTGGGTCGCCTGCAGGCTCGCCATCTGCATGTCCGCTTCCAGGACGGTACGCTCATCGATACCGGGAATGCGGATGCCTTACCACCGGTGCTTTCACTGGAGGGTGAATCACAGCAAGTCATGGTTGTTCTGGCACTGCCGCTGTTGCGGGCGAACGGCGGCAACTGCCTTAAGCCCGATGACGTTGCAGAGCGCCCGGTGCGTTACCGACAGCGCTGGCGCGATATTCGTAACCAGTTTGGTGAAGATAGCCGCCAGATAGCGATCATGCAGCCAGAACTCACCCTACGCTTTGCCCATCAGAATAACGGTGATTACCTGACCTGCCCGGTCGCCCGCCTGCAGCAGGACTCGCAGGGCGCATGGATACTGGATGAGACGTTTCTGCCGCCGTTACTGACGGTGCGCAGCAGCAAATGGTTGTTGATGCAGTTGGAACAGTTGCTGACACAACTGCGTGCCCGTCTGGCCCGGTTGATGGCGATGCGCCGCGAAAGCAATGAGCGGATGGCCGATTTTGCGGTGGCGGATGTTTCCCTGTTCTGGCTGCTGAATGCCCTGAACAGCGCCGAGCCGGTGTTGGGGCAGTTTCTGCGTGATCCGCAAAGCCCGCCGGAACGTCTGTATCCGGAACTGGCACGCCTGGCGGGGAGCCTGCTTACCTTTTCGCTGGAGCACCAGGTGAGTGCGATTCCAGTCTGGCAACATGAGCAGTTGAACGCCGTGTTTCCACCGTTATTTGACTTATTAAGCGAGCTGCTGGAAGCCAGCCTGCCGTCACGGGTGGTGGCCATCGAGCTCACGCATGACAAACGGCTGCGTCAGTGGCTGGCGCGTTTGCATGATCCACGGCTGCGTGAAGGGGCCGATTATTACCTGTCCGTGCGTTCGCCGATTCCGGTGGCGCAGTTGCAGGAACAGTTTCCACAACAGTGTCGCGTGGGCAGTCCGGATTTTGTCAGCAGCCTGGTGAATGCATCACGACAGGGCATCCCACTGAAACCGCTGCGGAATGTGCCGGCCGCCATTCCACTACGCCTGGAAAACCAGTACTTCTCTCTCGACCTCTCCCATCCCGCTGCGCAGGAGATGCTGGAAAGCGGCAGTTGTATGTTTTACACCCCCGGTATGCTGGGGGAGCCTGAACTTGAACTCTTTGCGGTACTGCGAACATGA
- the tssL gene encoding type VI secretion system protein TssL, short form, with protein MSEHKRGVAASIDIDALLQNTWLQVISLRHGPQFQEGEGRVLWDRCVADVERVQQALKESALDEVSCRHILTAQCALLDETVKGRGVQDDACVQWYDIPLQGHFLGTMDAGDTLCDRMRDVLREPAPDSLVLTCFHRVMLLGFLGSFRSLQDPERKKLVSALSEQVVPFSYPQSHPVLADSRGGRGIGNRLSSWPVRIVLSVIILVAVGWGLNYWLDQMLATLLPGAVK; from the coding sequence ATGAGTGAGCATAAACGCGGCGTGGCCGCGTCCATTGATATCGATGCGCTGCTGCAGAACACCTGGTTGCAGGTGATCAGCCTGCGGCATGGCCCTCAGTTTCAGGAAGGTGAAGGCCGCGTACTCTGGGATCGCTGTGTCGCGGACGTAGAGCGTGTTCAACAGGCTCTGAAAGAGAGTGCGCTGGATGAAGTGAGTTGCCGGCACATATTGACGGCCCAGTGCGCGTTGCTGGATGAAACGGTAAAGGGACGTGGTGTGCAGGATGATGCCTGCGTGCAGTGGTATGACATTCCTCTACAGGGGCATTTTCTCGGCACGATGGATGCTGGCGATACGCTTTGCGATCGGATGCGCGATGTTCTGAGAGAACCCGCGCCGGATAGCCTTGTGCTGACCTGTTTTCATCGCGTCATGCTGCTGGGTTTTCTCGGCAGCTTTCGTTCGTTACAGGATCCTGAGCGGAAAAAGCTAGTCAGCGCCCTGAGTGAACAGGTGGTTCCGTTCAGCTATCCACAATCCCATCCGGTGCTGGCGGATAGCCGCGGCGGGCGGGGTATCGGAAATCGACTTTCCTCCTGGCCGGTACGCATTGTCCTGAGCGTCATTATCCTCGTCGCCGTCGGGTGGGGGCTTAATTACTGGCTTGATCAGATGCTGGCAACATTGTTGCCCGGAGCGGTGAAATGA